The window ctgCCCCATGCGGCAATATGTATTGTTGCTCATCATTGCCGGAAAAGCCTCGTTTGTTCAAGGCATCTCGCCATGGATGCTGACGCCAACGCTAACGCCGTTAGCTTCGTTTCCGGACCAAAGGGTCATCGGAATGATGGAACTCGGGATAATTTGTTCATTAACATACTGGCGAATTTGTCCATGTACGTGCTACCGAGGACAGTGCTTGGGGGAGGCGGGGAAAATCATGCAACCATTGCGGAGCCCCTATTACCCCTAATCACTCGCTAGCATTTGAACAGACTTGTCGGTAATCAAGTATTACTCGCAATTTCAAACACGCGCAGGGACAATGCATAAGCTTACCTGTACGCTATAACGCGAAAAACGTGCTATTCGGAGGGGAGGCTTATGCGTGCTGGAAAGGATGAGCAATGAACGGCTCGAACTGCTGGCAGAAATCTGTAGCATGactactgtacctgcacatgAATTAGTACTCACCACCATATTTACGATGCATGTACTGCTGCATGACGAAATCATGCAAAGTACCCATCGAGCCAGTTCATCTACTCCCTGGCCATACCCAAGTTCACGTAGTTGAGCTCTCCCgcgcagcacatgtacgcgcCTCGCGAGGAAGCGTCGGTGGTGCGTGTGCTCGATGCACAATAAACCGTGTGAGCACGGCTGCAGGCAAGTGCAGATAATATTCAGTACTCTTCTTGTGTACGAGCATCAGCAATACTGTCATGTGCGTGTCCTTGTTCAGCTCGCATACCCATCATGATTACTTTGAGGCTCCGctggcctcctcgacccctGTCGTGACACTCGTCCTTGCCTGCAAGCTGGATGAAGAACCGGAGCAATGGCGAGCATCTGGGGACTAGGGAGGAGCATTTCCCTATGCACCCTGTACTTGTGAGCACCCATGTCCTAGCCACGACGTGCGCGTATCGTTCGCATGTACGGTAAGTGCAAGCCATTCACTTTGTGGtgcatgcaagcaagcatgCTTCCGTTCGGACTAGGCTAGGAGTCCATGCcactgtacgagtaagtgAGCGTATAAAGATCTTGACATCATCGTCTGGCGTCCTAAACGACCCGAGTGTACGTGCGGTGGTCACTTGTCTAGCGCAGTCGACGCGTCGAGATCGAATGCCCAAGCACTCGACATAAAGGCATCGACCCGAGCTTTGCTTTCTTCTCTTTCGTCACCCGTCACCGGCAGCCGCCTTTCTACCGTTGTTGTCCTTTGATCTCAGACACCATGGTCCGCGTGGCACACGTCGTGTCGCTTgccgccttcgcctcgacggcccaggCCTATTCCGGCTGCGCCGATGCCGTGCCCGGCGCGTACATCTTCGAGTTCCTCAAGGACAGCCATGTGAGTTGTTGTCGTGCCGTGCTTGCCGCTGCGTCAGAGTCCGGCATTGACTCTGCTAGGGCCTCGATAGCTTCTACGAGCATGTTGGTAGAGTCGGAAGCCTGCGAATGAATCTTACCTTTGAACTCTTCAACGGCGCCTCCGTCCAGATATTCGACAAGGATGACCCTTATAGTATAGCGACCAAGATGGCAGAAAACCCCAACGTTCAGGCCTTTTACCCCATCTGCCGATTCCAGTCGGCCGATCCGAAGGCGAAATGGACAGGGTCCAATCCTCCTCGGGACTGGAAGAATCGGTTGACGAAGCGTGCCCGGGCGAACGAGACGGAGGATACCTTTTCCACCCACATCATGACCCAAGTCAGTATGCTGCGCGCAAAGGGATGGACGGGTAAAGGCATTAAGATTGCCATCCTTGATACCGGTGTACGTCCTTGTCGCCCACGGCCGGCCCCTTTTTCTAACCCGAGCTTCAGGTTGACTATACCCACCCGGCCCTCGGAGGCGGTTTTGGCGACGGCTACCGTGTCTCCTTCGGTTATGATGTTATTGGCAATGCCTATGAGCCCGGCGGCATACCTGTCCCGGACAAGGACCCTATAGATACCTGCGATGGCCATGGCACCCACGTTGCTGGCATTATTGCCGCCCAAGATACCAAGTTCGGCTTTACCGGCGTCGCGCCCGGCGCTACACTAGGAGCGTACCGTGTTGTCGACTGCAATGGATCCACGACATCCGACATGATGATTGCCGGTTTCAACATGGCCTATCAGAATGGTGCCAATATCATCACCGCCTCGTTGGGTTTTCATTTCGGCTGGTCATCGGACCCCATTGCCCTCACCGTCCAACGCATCGTCGAGAAGGGCGTTCCCTGCACCATCTCACAGGGTAATATGGGTTCCTTGGGTCTCTTTGCTGTCGCTACTCCTGCCAGTGGCAAGGGCGTAACGTCGGTTGCGTCGTTCGAAAACATCATAACGCCTGCGCTGTTATCGGAGGTGACGTACAACATTGATGGCGGCAAGGACATTGTAAGCATCGGCTTTGAGCACACCGCGACGAGGGCCTGGAACGAGACGACGCTCCAAGTCTATGCCACCAGCCTCAATACCACCGTCGAAGATGATGCTTGCCATCCGCTGCCCGACACCACTCCGGACCTAAGCAACAAGGTTGTCCTGATCCGACGCGGTCCTGCCTGCCAATTTGAGGCAAAGATTTCTAATGCTGCGGCCAAGGGGGCCAAGTATGTTATATTTTCCAGTTCTGGCACCATTTCTGGGAGCTTGGCCCACAACGACTTCACCGGccttctcgccgccggcgccgtatCGAAGGAGGTGGGTGATGCCTGGGCGGAGGCCATCAGGGACGGCAAGAAGGTGACGGTAACGATACCCGACGCCAGCAAGTCGAATCGCCATCTGGTTGCGAACCCTAAACCTGCCACCGGTGGTGCTGTCGCCGCCACGACTTCCTGGGGCCCTACCTGGGACATGGAGGTGAAACCGCTGGTTGGCGCCCCTGGCGCGGACATACTCTCCACCTATCCCCTGGCCCTTGGTGGTTATGCCATTCATTCCGGAACATCAATGGCCTGCCCGATGGTGGCCGGAATCATCGCCCTCATTGCCGAGGCCCGTGGCACATTTGACCCCGTACTGATCAATAGCCTACTCTCGTCCACGGCGAAACCCCAACTCTTCAATGACGGAGATGCTTTCCGTGACTACTATGCCCCGGTTTCCCAGCAGGGAGGTGGACTCGTTCAAGCGTACGATGCCGCTTACGCCACGACCCTTGTTCAGCCAGCTGCCTTTTCCTTTAACGATACGGATCATTTCATCAAGTCTATGACCATTACCATCAGCAACGTCGGCGAAAAGGAAGTCACCTACGCGTTAGGCAACATGCCGGCCATTACCATGTATACCCTCGACGAAGGAGCCATCAACGCTGCCAAATTCCCCAACGAAGCCGTCCAGGAAGCGGCGGTGATGACCTTCAGCCAGAATTCCGTCAGGCTCGGACCCGGCCAGTCGGCCTCGGTTGACGTTCGGCCGACTGCTCCGTCCGGCCTGAACGCGAAGCGTCTAGCCCTATGGTCCGGCTGGATCGCCGTGAACGGCACGGATGATACCTCCCTGACGATACCTTACCAGGGCCTCACCGGATCGCTCCACAACGCGACGGTTTTACCGTCGGGAAATACCTTCATGGCTCAGTACTGGGGCGACTGGAACTATACTGCCATTCCGGCGAACGCAACGAACACGACCTTTACTGTTCCGAGACCTGGCGACAAGCCGGCCAAGGGAGTTGGCTTGCCCGGTCTCGTCACGAACCTAACCGTTGGGTCGCCGCTCGTGACGGCGCACATTGTGCCACTGAAGACCCATGGGCTGCCGGAGAACCTGACGACCGAGTACTGGGGGCACACGACCATCGGCCAGCCGTATGGCTTCCCACTCAGGTACCGCCACCGTGGCGACAGGGTGTACAGCTGGAAAGGGCAGCTCGACTCGGGCAAgtgggcgccggcgggcagGTATAAGTTTGTCGTCCGTGCCTTGAGGATCTTTGGAAATGCAGAGGATAGAGCCGACTGGGACGAGAGCGAGACGATGCCCTTTGAGATCAACTATCAAAAGGCGAATGTATCGGCACACCGGAGACGATGGTGCCAGGGAACGAGATGCGATGCTTCATAGACATGGAGCCACATTTGATATTGTTGCGTTTGAATGCTGTCGATGAGGGGATTGCCAGCTTGGTCGGAGTTGTGTAATTGTAAGGACGCTTTACTGCATACCTACATGTATGTATAATTGCATTACAGCAAAGTACAGTGCTTTGCATCCAAGTATATGCAATTACACGTCTTTGCTTGCTCAAAGTGGACGTCTTATTCAGTGCTCTTGCTCGATGGAATTAATTAATTCCTAATACGGTAATACTTTGCATtgccgcaagtactgttcatgcaagtacggagtaccctgCAGTCACTACCACACCGTCTGGGGCACAAGCCAacactgtgcagtacttacagtacagtacagttacactggtacggagtacaggcactACAGTATAGTAAGTAGATGTGCATGCATTAactaagtactgcacagtacaataaggtaggtgtaagtacttactacagCACAGGAAGTACAAGTTGGTGcaagtcctccgtactgcaagtactgtaagtagagTTCTTGTAATATACTTGAGTAGttgcactgtgctgtacttttcatacaagtgctccgaactctacagtacatgtgcttcaGTAATATTACtctgtcgcgccgacgcgtcaaCGGGCCTGTAAtggggttaaagtccgggtagttagttacgtAACGGTATCTACATCTGCGCCTACTTAAGCAGGCACAGAGGACACCTGGTGGTTGGCAACAACATCATTaagaagaacaccaatagattgattctgCCCCATCTTATGATCCTTGATTCGTTATAGCCCTAGTCCGGGCGGACGCCCTTTTCCCTCTGTTGCATTCGTTATAAGCCCGGTATGCATCCCCGCGCAAATTGCTATCCGGAAAAGAAGCAGCATGTTATAATgttaggctttgcctaacgGAGCTATGTTATAGGATAGAGTCACGTGCCGTAGCACGTGACTCACATTGTATGACTAAgtaggcattggagtataagtactccaatgccttgTAGAGTTAGAGCTCAGTAGATTTCTTGACAACcatttccgaccactagatgctggtagtactagtgactccataacagtTCCTTGCACTTAGGGAGCGAGGAGTGACCTTTGCTCCTATACACTATTGGTCCGTTGTGTGTTTCGCCCCGTACCGTTGTGCCATAGACCGCCTGTTTGACCTAGGCCATCAAGAGTGGTTCATTCTATGTATCACGTGCCTGACCCGCCCCTTGTGGTCGGTCTCGTTACGTAGGGTCGTAACACAATGTCTCCCTCCCCCAAGGTCGTGCCCCCATGACCTAAGTTTTCCAAGGTAGATATTCGTCCTTGTTCCCGTTCTATAACGTCGGTGTCTTTGTCCTGCGCCTCCATCGCTTGCTTACCGCCTTATAAAGAAGCACCATAAGTGATACTAACATGGCAACAGCACAGAGATCGAGCAGGGCCGGCTGGAGTGTTCGTCCTTCAGGACCCCCCTGTAGAGCATATCTCCAAGGGCGAAGGAGATGTGTGGTGTTGTGAAACAAGTTGCCCGGAAGGTTTAGACGTTGTCTGGCGCAACAGTGTAAAAAGTCCTCGCTGATGCTTCGAAACACACCATGGGCGAACTGGTAAGCCCAGCATTGCGCAGCACTACAATCCCCGCCAGCGTCATTTCTAGTCGCCACGTTGCCGATGAGGACTTGTCCGGTTGCGAGCTTGATGAGTTGCACGTGGATGGTTGGAACGCCGTAGACCCTCTGGCGGTCAACCTGACGAATCCGGCAGTCCACGTCAACTAGTTCGACCCGCTCAACTTCGTCCCGTGCTTTGAACGCCACGCTGAGACCATAGCCAATGGTATGCTCCCGGGATTTTCCTCCCTtgacgccatcgtcatcgatgAAGGCCGTCATGAACAGCCCGTGTTCTGCGTCGGGGTCGGGATATAGTTCGACGTTGTTTATGAGGAGTTTGCGCTCATCCTCCACTGCCAGTTCAAGCCTGATGTGGTCATCCAGGCCAGGACACTGCTGACAAGGGACAATAAGGCACTGACCCTGGTCTGTAGGTAGCCACTGGATGTTTGTACGTCTTCGGGCCCAATGCCTCCGAACAATGTTTTCAGATATCATGTCGATGAGCAGAACGGATGATGAATCGGATGCGAATAGTGAGTGCGTTTGAGGGTCCGCGAtttgtaagtactctaaAGCTTTGCAAGATCACGTGACTTCACTTGTTTGTCTTCCCCGCGGTAGGCCCGTGATGCGACCTGGTGCATTTGAACGGGACACACCCGTTGTCTTTGCCGTTGGGTTCCAGCGCGCACACAGGCGTTCTTCCTTTCTCTTGCATTTTTCCCCGTGAGTTGCCCCTTATTCTTATTCTTTTATGATGTCGTTCTGACACCATGTCGAGCCGCGCAACCCGTATCACGAAGAGTAAGTCTTCCGGCAGAAAGAAATCTAAGAACGAAATTCTGATTGCGTTTATCGATTCGTACGGGTACGAGGTGATGCCGTGTTCCTTTTGCTCTTCCCGTCACCTGCGCTGCAGGATGGTGGAGGGATTATCTCGTTGCAAGGAGTGTGTAAAGCGAAAGCAGTCAaagccctatcccgatttgggttgaaggaggccaaggcagtagtaataccgctacagccaggagtacttaaACAGGCTATAACAATACCTCTTACTCCCTTGTCCGCAACCGACTAACTGGTATACCAACAGATAGTAAGGACTTTAATGTACCTTATGCTACTAATACAATTAGAcatgttatggagtcactagtactaccaggatctagtggtcggaaatagttgttaagaaatctacggaaCTCTAACACAaagtactaggcattggagtataagtactccaatacctgcttagtcataggaaACAAGTTACGTGCGGTAGCACGTGACTCtgtcctaggacatagctctattaggcaaagcctacTATTATAATACAAACGGGTTATATTAAAAGCTAACTATAAACTTTCGCTACCTAAGATTATACGAGTTCATCCACTCTTTTACATCTCACTACTAGATCCAGCGCCAAGGAACGCTAAACTACATTTGGAAATTGCAATAGAAAATGAACCAGAATACGAAGTCGAACGAATCCTTAACGTAAGAAGGATTAGCCAAAAACAAAAATACCTCATTAAATGGAAAGATTCTGGACCCGAAGAGAATACTTGGGAGCCACTTCGGAATTTGACCTACTGCCGGTCACTTCTACGACAATATTACTAGCGCCAAAAACTAACAAAAACCGACATATAAAAGACGGCCTATCTCTCAGCCAAAGACGACAAACTGAAGAATTACCAACTGCTCCGTCATCTAAACTGCATCTCCAACAAAGAAAAATACAAGCAACAACAAAACTTCTCCACATAGGTATCCTTGCTTCTCTCAGGTTAGTAATTCTAGTGAACACCTAAGGGATGGGAGCCGGACCATCCCGATGCGATCTGGCCGCTGCCTGTACACTAGGAGCCTGGTCCAACGACGGCTGCCGCCCGACGTTTGAACGCTACGAGTTGGCTCGGGAGGGCTGTGGCCAGATTTCCGGCGTATGGGGCCCCGACCCCAGCCACGCGGACTGTGCCAATTGTGGATGCTGCTCTGTTTATTTCAACTCCACTGATGGGAGCAGGGGAGATCTTATCAACACCCAGTGCTTAGGTGGCTATTGGTTTGACCCTTACTTCATCCGCCTCGAGGTTTTTCACCAGGACAAACTGCGAGGCACTCGCTCGACGACTCTACCATACGTCTCATTGACCTGTTAGGCGTCGAGCATCCCGCGGCTCCCCGACCAGGAGTCGCTAGATTTCTTTATGCCAGTCTCACTACTCGCTAGAGGCAGCTGCGCCGAAATACAACGAAGGATTAGAGGCAAAACCCAACCAATCAATAATATCCAACGAACAGGCGGATTGCACTTGGGCAATCACTTCCGCCTCTTGTCGCTGTATATTTTCCAGCTCCTTTTGACGAGCTTCTTCTTCCCGGTCCGCTTCCTCCAACTCATCCAAAGATTTCAACCCTCTCTGTATCATCTCGTGACCACAAATGATGATTGCTTTCTTCTGCATACGCAAACGCCTTAATCTCGATATCTTCTCGTTTAGTTGCTGCTGTTTTTCGTTCAGCTGTTGTTGCAAACAAAGGAGTAACTCTTCGGTGGTATCTTCCTTGCGCTTAATTCGACGCTTCTCGGCAATTAGACGATTCGCTAGACGAAAAATCAGTTAGGACGCATAATCTGAGAAAGGTCGAAAAGGACTATATACCGGCAGATGTAGTAACTCTAGCGCTATCACAAGATTTACCTCGCCGAACGCACTCGGAACACCGCGACACGCTGTCAACTGTTTTGCAGACAAGACCCTTTTGCGCACAAAAGGAGCAAGGCATTGTTATTTGACTAGTCTCGTCGATTAAAGCAAATAAGCTCGACCGCTTCTCGGACTTTCTGGAGGATCGAGGTTTTAAGATTCGACTAGACATAGCGTTAGAGCGATATCGCAAAAAGAGGGGTACCAAAAACAAAACAACTTACAGTTTAGGAGGCGGATAGGCGGTTTATCTATCAGGTCTTGCGGACAAGACCAACAGGAGGGGGATATCGTGTTACGTCCTCGGTTTAAGGTTATACGGGCGGCCGCAGAAACGGTCGCCTGTACTGCAGCAATACAGGGAGGACGGAACAATAGTCGGTGCAATCGACCAATCAACGGTGGATCGACAGCTACATATGCGCTACTGCAATAATCCCTTGGATCGAACGGATCAACGGGATTATGGCTTCGATCCCGATGATCTAAGTGATGCAGCATTGAACCTCGATATATATAAAACCCCCTTCGTAGTCACTCATTAGATAGATAGCTAGTTAGCGTTCAATACAGATTATACCCTAATCAACTGGTTACGGTCTACAACCTATTACTAACGTAattatggagtcactagtactactaatatctagtggtcggaaatagttgttaactcaaggtactaggcatcttagtcataggatacGAGTCATGTGCTACCGCACGTGACTCTGTCCTAGGACATggctctattaggcaaagcctaatatcataacaCCGGAATATTTATTAACTGCGCCTACTTAAGCAGGCACAGAGGACACCTGGTAGTtggcaacaacatcatcaaGAACACCAATATATTGATTCTGATTCTGCCCTATCTCACGAtccttgattcgttgtagccctagTAGTCCGGGCGGACCCCCTTTTTTCTCTGTTGCCTCATACTCCTTAGCGCCGTGATTAATTAATCccagctgccgtcgacggcactAAATCGGCCTAGCGCCGGGACAATCATTTAGCGGTTGCCGCGTACTATCCATCGTACGCGATCGCTTCGTCGCGAAACGTCACGACGGCTT of the Drechmeria coniospora strain ARSEF 6962 chromosome 01, whole genome shotgun sequence genome contains:
- a CDS encoding subtilisin-like serine protease PR1C → MVRVAHVVSLAAFASTAQAYSGCADAVPGAYIFEFLKDSHGLDSFYEHVGRVGSLRMNLTFELFNGASVQIFDKDDPYSIATKMAENPNVQAFYPICRFQSADPKAKWTGSNPPRDWKNRLTKRARANETEDTFSTHIMTQVSMLRAKGWTGKGIKIAILDTGVDYTHPALGGGFGDGYRVSFGYDVIGNAYEPGGIPVPDKDPIDTCDGHGTHVAGIIAAQDTKFGFTGVAPGATLGAYRVVDCNGSTTSDMMIAGFNMAYQNGANIITASLGFHFGWSSDPIALTVQRIVEKGVPCTISQGNMGSLGLFAVATPASGKGVTSVASFENIITPALLSEVTYNIDGGKDIVSIGFEHTATRAWNETTLQVYATSLNTTVEDDACHPLPDTTPDLSNKVVLIRRGPACQFEAKISNAAAKGAKYVIFSSSGTISGSLAHNDFTGLLAAGAVSKEVGDAWAEAIRDGKKVTVTIPDASKSNRHLVANPKPATGGAVAATTSWGPTWDMEVKPLVGAPGADILSTYPLALGGYAIHSGTSMACPMVAGIIALIAEARGTFDPVLINSLLSSTAKPQLFNDGDAFRDYYAPVSQQGGGLVQAYDAAYATTLVQPAAFSFNDTDHFIKSMTITISNVGEKEVTYALGNMPAITMYTLDEGAINAAKFPNEAVQEAAVMTFSQNSVRLGPGQSASVDVRPTAPSGLNAKRLALWSGWIAVNGTDDTSLTIPYQGLTGSLHNATVLPSGNTFMAQYWGDWNYTAIPANATNTTFTVPRPGDKPAKGVGLPGLVTNLTVGSPLVTAHIVPLKTHGLPENLTTEYWGHTTIGQPYGFPLRYRHRGDRVYSWKGQLDSGKWAPAGRYKFVVRALRIFGNAEDRADWDESETMPFEINYQKANVSAHRRRWCQGTRCDAS